A single window of Dermochelys coriacea isolate rDerCor1 chromosome 2, rDerCor1.pri.v4, whole genome shotgun sequence DNA harbors:
- the LOC122458715 gene encoding uncharacterized protein LOC122458715 yields MASCMYVTIHARLRLHLLQAWLSTVYRLRRDSLSTVVTILPGILASLGWWLDPKSVCEGISFRAPQPSVSLVTDASSLGWGAHLGNLRTQGLWSAGELSLHINVWELRAVRLPCQAFRECIQGHCILCEDCNMTAMFYINKQGEPGRPPLCQETARLWEFCIAHSIHLVASFLPEVQNTLADHLSRSFQAHECSVHPDVIRSVFLKWGFPLMDLFASRKNRKCQVFCSLQEHSPGSLLDAFLIQWKDHLCYTFPPFPLVHRVLLKLCRDRARLILVALVYHSSRAVGGHSNSAPPVARPDHSGPQMTL; encoded by the coding sequence ATGGCCTCTTGCATGTATGTGACCATACACGCCAGGTTGCGACTACATCTACTCCAAGCCTGGCTATCAACAGTATACCGCCTACGTCGGGACAGCTTGAGCACAGTGGTTACCATCCTGCCAGGGATATTAGCCTCTCTAGGCTGGTGGCTGGACCCCAAATCAGTGTGCGAAGGGATATCATTTCGTGCCCCGCAGCCCTCCGTGTCCCTGGTCACGGATGCGTCATCCCTGGGATGGGGAGCCCACCTCGGGAACCTACGTACACAGGGTCTATGGTCAGCAGGAGAGTTATCGCTGCACATCAACGTATGGGAACTCAGAGCAGTGCGCCTGCCGTGTCAAGCATTCCGAGAGTGCATTCAAGGCCATTGTATTCTCTGTGAGGACTGCAACATGAcggccatgttttacatcaacaagcaaggggAGCCTGGTCGTCCGCCCCTCTGTCAGGAGACCGCTCGTCTGTGGGAATTCTGTATAGCCCACTCGATCCATCTGGTGGCGTCGTTTCTCCCAGAAGTCCAGAACACCTTAgcagaccacctcagcagatCATTCCAAGCTCACGAGTGTTCAGTTCACCCGGACGTCATCCGTTCTGTCTTCTTGAAGTGGGGCTTTCCCCTGATGGACCTATTCGCCTCTCGCAAGAATCGGAAATGCCAGGTGTTCTGCTCTCTCCAAGAACACTCTCCGGGTTCCCTGTTGGACGCCTTCCTAATACAGTGGAAGGATCACCTGTGCTACACCTTCCCTCCATTCCCGCTGGTCCACAGGGTCCTGCTCAAGCTGTGCAGGGACAGAGCCCGTCTGATTTTGGTTGCACTGGTATACCACTCTTCTAGAGCTGTCGGTGGACACTCCAATTCCGCTCCCCCTGTGGCCAGACCTGATCACTCAGGACCACAGATGACTCTGTGA